The Fuerstiella sp. genome has a segment encoding these proteins:
- the ispF gene encoding 2-C-methyl-D-erythritol 2,4-cyclodiphosphate synthase — translation MQNPPVYRIGEGHDRHRTVEGRPLMIGGVDVEASFGLDGHSDADVLIHAVIDALLGATGYGDIGEWFPDTDENWKSTDSGDLLRHVRESVVDGKWKIQNLDCTISAEQPKLSDWKPVIRKRLAALLEVSTSVLNVKAKSGEKVGPIGRGEAIEADVVVLLCQESPKESV, via the coding sequence ATGCAGAATCCGCCGGTTTATCGTATTGGCGAAGGACATGATCGTCACCGCACTGTGGAAGGCCGCCCCCTGATGATTGGTGGTGTTGATGTGGAGGCATCATTCGGCCTCGATGGTCACAGTGATGCCGACGTGCTGATTCATGCCGTAATCGACGCATTACTTGGAGCGACCGGTTACGGTGATATTGGTGAATGGTTTCCGGACACCGATGAAAACTGGAAATCCACTGATTCGGGCGACCTCCTGCGACATGTACGTGAATCTGTTGTAGACGGGAAATGGAAAATTCAGAATCTGGACTGTACGATTTCTGCGGAACAGCCAAAGCTGTCCGACTGGAAACCTGTCATTCGGAAGCGACTTGCCGCATTACTGGAGGTGAGCACGTCCGTATTGAACGTCAAAGCCAAGTCCGGAGAGAAAGTCGGACCGATCGGGCGAGGCGAGGCAATTGAAGCAGATGTTGTTGTGCTGCTATGTCAGGAATCGCCGAAAGAATCAGTGTAG
- the ruvC gene encoding crossover junction endodeoxyribonuclease RuvC, with amino-acid sequence MSFADSPHPCTNQYSRYLGIDPGLNRTGYALLERHADGPTLLEGGIIRTSPKDSLQHRVHEIAAGIREIADEFSPEVVAMEQIFSHGQNLKTALQLAHVRGAILVTLADVAISVVHYSPTQVKRLLTGSGRAPKEQIQHAVRAELKLSEIPEPNDVADASAVALCLYHSVRFAA; translated from the coding sequence ATGTCGTTTGCCGACAGCCCGCATCCCTGCACGAATCAGTATTCACGCTATCTTGGAATTGACCCAGGACTAAACCGTACCGGCTACGCTCTGCTGGAGCGTCATGCGGATGGACCGACTCTTCTCGAAGGTGGAATCATTCGAACTTCCCCCAAAGATTCGCTCCAGCATCGGGTCCACGAAATTGCAGCCGGAATACGCGAAATAGCTGATGAATTTTCCCCCGAAGTCGTTGCAATGGAACAGATTTTTTCTCACGGACAGAATCTCAAAACAGCGCTTCAGCTCGCTCATGTTCGAGGGGCAATTCTGGTCACACTGGCGGACGTTGCTATTTCGGTCGTCCATTATTCTCCGACTCAGGTCAAACGACTGCTGACCGGCAGTGGTCGGGCTCCCAAGGAACAGATTCAACATGCCGTCAGAGCAGAACTTAAACTGTCTGAAATTCCCGAACCGAACGATGTAGCCGACGCTTCCGCCGTCGCACTGTGTTTGTATCATTCCGTACGGTTTGCTGCCTGA
- a CDS encoding helix-hairpin-helix domain-containing protein: MITRITGVLVGLNDVCATLRIGGMDHEVLVPDLVRRQLQSKLNEEISLRTIEFLEGNPQQGRLVPRMVGFAGDAEKEFFELFCSVDGVGVRKALRAMIRPVREVAEAIEERDIKQLSTLPGVGPAVAERIVAKLRRKMAKFAMMVATEVPNSTDRDMFMEAYEALVSIGHTPQDARSRIDTVRESKKKYKSVEEILAQIYQNLRG, from the coding sequence TTGATTACCCGCATCACGGGAGTACTTGTCGGTCTCAACGATGTTTGCGCAACACTGCGTATCGGAGGCATGGACCACGAAGTGTTGGTGCCGGACCTTGTCCGCCGACAACTGCAGTCAAAGCTGAACGAAGAAATCAGCCTCAGGACCATTGAATTTCTGGAAGGCAATCCTCAGCAGGGTCGACTGGTACCGCGAATGGTTGGGTTTGCCGGTGATGCCGAAAAGGAATTCTTCGAATTATTTTGTTCAGTCGACGGAGTGGGCGTACGCAAAGCTTTGCGAGCCATGATTCGACCGGTGCGGGAAGTCGCAGAAGCAATTGAAGAACGTGACATCAAACAGCTCAGTACACTCCCTGGAGTTGGACCGGCGGTCGCCGAACGGATCGTGGCAAAACTACGTCGGAAGATGGCCAAATTCGCGATGATGGTTGCCACGGAAGTTCCGAACAGCACCGATCGAGACATGTTTATGGAGGCTTACGAAGCGCTCGTCAGCATTGGACACACACCACAGGATGCCCGCAGTCGGATTGATACCGTGCGAGAGTCGAAGAAGAAGTACAAGTCTGTCGAAGAGATCCTGGCGCAGATCTACCAGAATCTGCGAGGATGA
- a CDS encoding transcription elongation factor GreA: MDPHPISRAGYDKIREEIRVLEEDQLPAVTERIKLARDEGDLKENAEYHAAREQQGYIQAKVSQLKTKLANCRIVEKSDMPRGVVNFGSLVTVRDLSDGEVEQYELVGPGEEDYDGDVMKILTSSPIAQAMLGKKVGDKFETEVPVGTLNFEITAIGDADD, encoded by the coding sequence ATGGATCCTCATCCGATTTCCCGTGCTGGTTATGACAAAATTCGCGAAGAAATCCGTGTACTGGAAGAAGACCAGCTGCCGGCTGTCACGGAACGTATCAAGCTGGCTCGTGACGAAGGCGATCTGAAGGAAAATGCTGAGTACCATGCGGCACGAGAGCAGCAGGGGTATATCCAGGCAAAAGTCAGCCAGCTTAAAACGAAGCTGGCCAACTGTCGAATCGTCGAAAAGTCAGATATGCCCAGGGGAGTTGTTAATTTCGGTTCTTTGGTCACAGTTCGGGACCTTTCCGACGGTGAGGTGGAGCAATACGAACTTGTCGGTCCCGGGGAAGAAGACTATGACGGCGACGTGATGAAGATTCTTACCTCCAGTCCGATTGCTCAGGCGATGTTGGGCAAGAAAGTCGGCGATAAATTTGAAACAGAAGTGCCGGTCGGAACATTGAATTTCGAGATTACGGCAATCGGGGATGCTGACGACTAA
- a CDS encoding Gfo/Idh/MocA family oxidoreductase gives MENQKPINIGLVGYGFMGRTHTNGYKRVNDFFPELSHRPVLKAVCGRNKDRVTAFADQWQYETTETDWRELIRRDDIDAIDICTPNNAHAEIAVAAAEAGKIILCEKPLALNPAEGEQMVEAVEKAGVLNTVWYNYRRVPAVTLAKQLIDDGRLGRIFHYRANFLQDWTIAEDLPQGGEALWRLDVNAAGSGVTGDLLAHCIDTAIWLNGSVTDVTAMTETFVKERLHNLTGKVEPVGIDDACAFLCHFQNGSLGLFESTRYARGHKALYTFEINGEHASIRWDLHDLHRLEYFDHRDDSVVRGWRSVHVTDGDMPYMDKWWVPGLQIGYEHTFVHQVADFLQSLESGERCSPTFREAQETQWVCDAVLESARTRQWINVQ, from the coding sequence ATGGAAAATCAGAAACCGATCAATATTGGACTTGTTGGTTACGGATTCATGGGACGTACCCACACCAACGGGTACAAACGAGTCAATGATTTTTTTCCTGAACTGAGTCATCGACCTGTACTTAAAGCCGTATGTGGACGCAACAAAGACAGGGTCACGGCCTTTGCCGATCAGTGGCAATACGAAACCACAGAAACCGACTGGCGCGAACTTATCAGACGGGATGACATTGATGCGATTGACATCTGTACACCCAATAACGCACACGCTGAAATCGCTGTTGCTGCGGCTGAAGCCGGCAAGATAATCCTTTGTGAAAAACCTCTCGCGCTCAATCCTGCTGAGGGAGAGCAGATGGTTGAGGCTGTGGAGAAAGCCGGAGTTCTTAACACCGTCTGGTACAATTACCGACGTGTTCCGGCAGTCACTCTGGCTAAACAGCTGATTGATGATGGACGACTGGGGCGAATCTTTCATTACCGGGCAAATTTTTTACAGGACTGGACGATTGCGGAAGACCTGCCGCAGGGTGGCGAAGCCTTGTGGCGACTGGACGTTAATGCGGCCGGTTCCGGTGTGACAGGTGATCTGTTGGCTCACTGCATCGACACTGCCATCTGGCTCAACGGGTCTGTCACTGACGTGACCGCGATGACGGAAACGTTTGTCAAGGAACGCCTGCACAATTTGACGGGCAAAGTTGAACCAGTCGGAATTGATGATGCTTGTGCATTTCTCTGTCACTTCCAAAATGGATCACTGGGGCTGTTTGAATCAACACGCTACGCACGCGGTCATAAGGCTTTGTATACGTTCGAGATCAATGGTGAGCATGCTTCAATTCGCTGGGATCTCCATGATTTGCACCGACTGGAATACTTCGATCACCGCGATGATTCGGTTGTTCGGGGATGGCGTTCAGTGCATGTGACTGACGGAGACATGCCATACATGGACAAGTGGTGGGTTCCCGGTCTACAGATTGGTTATGAGCACACCTTTGTTCATCAGGTTGCCGATTTTCTCCAGAGTCTGGAGTCCGGAGAACGCTGTAGTCCGACATTCCGGGAAGCTCAGGAGACGCAGTGGGTCTGCGACGCCGTTTTGGAAAGTGCCCGGACCCGTCAGTGGATCAACGTTCAATGA